Proteins from a genomic interval of Clostridium sp. M62/1:
- a CDS encoding SGNH/GDSL hydrolase family protein: MRKKTALKRLAAYLSALVTILALFGCVSGERGTIDEGWLPALYEVQEGFHFALGEDGRTEKVKSGDWDNYVLCLNEQGNIPEQVKIRFPAEESHLIGAVDGEGNVLGRWETGEGTWKTEIPDGTVQLHVSVSAAEQEDIDIQVKGRQKECENTPLKGKNLSVIADSVSAYGGYIPKECIPYYSKYDGRNVDVTDMWWYRTARQFGMNLCEVNASGSSGVTHLEIDGFSDEYYEKRPELLRKENQEPDVIFSWLGGNDSLRGVSREEFFDAYCRLVNRLKELYPKAEIYLLTYYAPPGIGEEWSQMMNEEIRRTADACGVKVLDSGSCGINEDTPQYMVDLDEETGKALHPNREGQRMIADQIGRELIRQMEDET, encoded by the coding sequence ATGAGAAAAAAAACAGCTTTGAAACGGCTTGCTGCATACCTGTCGGCGCTGGTAACGATTCTGGCATTGTTCGGGTGCGTCTCTGGGGAAAGGGGAACCATAGATGAAGGATGGCTGCCTGCTCTGTATGAGGTGCAGGAAGGGTTTCATTTTGCCCTCGGAGAAGACGGCAGGACTGAAAAAGTAAAATCCGGGGACTGGGATAATTATGTGCTCTGCCTGAATGAGCAGGGAAATATTCCGGAGCAGGTGAAAATCAGGTTTCCTGCAGAGGAAAGCCATCTTATAGGGGCTGTCGACGGGGAGGGTAATGTTCTTGGACGCTGGGAAACAGGTGAGGGAACCTGGAAAACGGAAATTCCGGACGGGACAGTGCAGCTCCATGTCAGTGTGTCTGCTGCAGAGCAGGAAGATATTGACATTCAGGTGAAGGGCCGGCAGAAAGAGTGCGAGAATACTCCGCTGAAAGGTAAAAATCTCTCTGTGATCGCTGACAGCGTAAGTGCCTATGGAGGATATATTCCTAAAGAATGCATTCCTTACTATTCCAAATATGATGGAAGGAATGTAGATGTAACGGATATGTGGTGGTACCGGACGGCCCGTCAGTTTGGCATGAATCTCTGTGAAGTGAACGCCAGCGGCAGCTCAGGCGTCACGCATCTGGAAATCGATGGCTTTTCAGATGAATACTATGAGAAAAGACCAGAGCTTCTGCGAAAGGAAAATCAGGAACCGGATGTGATTTTTTCCTGGCTGGGGGGGAATGATTCTCTTCGGGGTGTTTCCAGGGAGGAATTTTTTGACGCATACTGCAGGCTGGTGAATCGTCTGAAAGAACTCTACCCGAAGGCAGAGATTTATCTTCTGACGTATTATGCCCCGCCCGGCATCGGAGAAGAGTGGAGCCAAATGATGAATGAGGAAATCAGAAGGACGGCGGATGCCTGCGGAGTAAAAGTTCTGGATTCCGGAAGCTGCGGGATCAATGAGGATACCCCTCAGTATATGGTTGATTTGGATGAAGAGACAGGAAAGGCCTTGCACCCCAACCGTGAGGGCCAGAGAATGATCGCGGATCAGATTGGCAGGGAACTTATCAGACAAATGGAGGATGAAACATGA
- a CDS encoding acyltransferase family protein, translating to MERKIKKNSIGMFDIHKGIVMILIVCIHSIYIAEKCTPGFQYPLFVRGLMKTSSCGLALLFLISGYSFRPSPWKKSFFQQARNLLKPYAYSGAAAVCLLCIKNIVSGHPVFSTDILSTAAGFLLAASSNMTVGGIQISSIQVLWYLIAMFNSWLLLELFMKLGGGGKTAAAVLLCCAAGMALGWTDIRFPFCIPQSMCCTAFLYCGWLLKKHKLLFKDYSVKIYGVCLAVYCVGTLVGDAKFYENIWKLWILELAIVLAGSFLAIEAGFFLFDCSSAFWSPFLTIGRYSLWVMCLHAIDMLVFQWEWVFRLPLPGIYAKYAVLLVLRGLFIFLGCIVLKNWNMRWKGKKR from the coding sequence ATGGAACGGAAAATTAAGAAAAATTCCATTGGAATGTTCGACATACATAAAGGAATCGTAATGATCCTGATCGTCTGCATTCACAGTATTTATATTGCAGAAAAGTGTACTCCTGGCTTTCAGTATCCTTTGTTTGTGAGAGGGCTGATGAAAACCTCATCCTGCGGTCTGGCTTTACTGTTTCTGATAAGCGGTTATTCCTTTCGGCCTTCCCCGTGGAAAAAAAGTTTTTTTCAGCAGGCCAGAAATCTTCTGAAACCCTATGCCTACTCCGGAGCCGCTGCGGTCTGTCTTCTGTGCATAAAGAATATAGTGAGCGGACATCCTGTTTTTTCCACAGATATTCTTTCGACTGCTGCCGGTTTTCTGCTGGCAGCTTCCTCCAATATGACTGTAGGAGGAATTCAGATATCCTCCATTCAGGTCTTATGGTATCTTATCGCCATGTTTAACAGCTGGCTTCTTCTGGAGCTGTTTATGAAACTGGGAGGAGGGGGAAAAACGGCGGCGGCGGTTCTTCTGTGCTGCGCGGCGGGGATGGCTCTTGGATGGACGGATATCCGTTTTCCCTTCTGCATTCCCCAGAGCATGTGCTGTACGGCTTTTCTGTACTGCGGATGGCTGTTAAAGAAGCACAAACTTCTGTTTAAGGATTACAGTGTTAAGATCTATGGAGTCTGTCTGGCAGTTTACTGCGTTGGAACATTAGTGGGAGATGCAAAATTTTATGAGAATATCTGGAAGCTGTGGATCCTGGAGCTGGCGATCGTTCTTGCCGGAAGTTTTTTGGCAATAGAAGCAGGCTTTTTCCTGTTTGACTGCTCGTCAGCCTTCTGGAGTCCGTTCCTGACAATCGGGCGCTATTCCCTTTGGGTTATGTGCCTTCACGCCATCGATATGCTCGTTTTCCAGTGGGAATGGGTATTCAGACTTCCGCTTCCGGGGATTTACGCAAAGTATGCGGTGCTGCTGGTATTAAGAGGTCTTTTTATCTTCTTGGGCTGTATTGTGCTTAAAAACTGGAATATGAGATGGAAAGGGAAAAAAAGATGA
- a CDS encoding CDP-glycerol glycerophosphotransferase family protein, with protein sequence MYEKWIHFQDKVRFIRYRAMYAAASAASVFLKNSPQFCHLWIVAERGTDARDNGYHFFRYVRQTAPDRNVWYIISKNSPDRKKVEELGNVINYRSFRHFLALILSEVKISTHIVGYSPDLYLFLKYEKKGKIRGKRVLLQHGIIKEPMPFYYRKNTSPALFVCSAVREYEFVKNTFGHPEGVVRLLGLCRYDSLPLTHEKKKRGRTVLLMPTWRFGLDEMSVSQVKKSLWFRKIQEILEDREILSLLGKQDDELLFYPHNRMQRFVPYFKASSERVKILSRDMADVQELLIQADILITDFSSVFFDFAYMGKPLIYYQFDREEYRRKHLKEGYFSFEKDGFGPVCGTREELFLRLKEALSDGFSNEPYKSRAEKFFQFRDRLNCRRNYQAVLSLMGEEEHGTEN encoded by the coding sequence ATGTACGAAAAGTGGATACATTTTCAGGACAAGGTGAGGTTTATCCGTTACAGAGCCATGTATGCGGCTGCATCCGCCGCCTCTGTATTTCTAAAGAACTCGCCGCAGTTCTGCCATCTGTGGATCGTGGCGGAGCGGGGAACGGACGCAAGGGACAATGGATATCATTTTTTCAGATATGTAAGGCAGACAGCTCCAGACAGAAACGTCTGGTATATTATATCGAAGAACTCTCCCGACAGAAAGAAAGTCGAGGAATTGGGAAATGTGATTAACTATCGTTCGTTTCGTCATTTTCTTGCGTTGATTTTGTCAGAGGTTAAAATCAGTACCCACATTGTAGGGTATTCTCCAGACCTGTATCTGTTTCTGAAGTATGAGAAAAAGGGAAAAATCAGAGGGAAGAGAGTCCTTCTGCAGCACGGTATCATAAAGGAGCCAATGCCGTTTTATTACAGAAAGAACACCTCGCCTGCTCTGTTCGTCTGCTCTGCTGTGAGAGAATACGAGTTTGTGAAGAATACCTTCGGCCATCCGGAGGGAGTGGTACGTCTTCTGGGCCTGTGCCGATATGACAGCCTTCCCTTAACTCATGAGAAAAAAAAGAGAGGAAGAACGGTGCTGCTTATGCCGACCTGGCGGTTCGGGCTGGATGAGATGAGCGTCAGTCAGGTGAAAAAAAGCCTCTGGTTCAGAAAAATTCAGGAAATTCTGGAGGACAGGGAGATCCTTTCGCTTCTCGGAAAACAGGATGACGAGCTTTTATTTTATCCGCATAACCGGATGCAGAGATTCGTACCCTATTTCAAAGCCTCTTCCGAACGGGTAAAAATTCTCAGCCGGGATATGGCAGATGTCCAGGAGCTGCTGATACAGGCAGACATTTTGATTACAGATTTTTCAAGTGTGTTTTTTGACTTTGCATATATGGGAAAGCCGCTGATTTATTACCAGTTTGACAGGGAAGAATACAGAAGGAAGCATTTGAAAGAAGGATATTTTTCTTTTGAGAAGGACGGATTTGGACCTGTGTGCGGGACAAGAGAGGAATTGTTCCTAAGGCTTAAGGAGGCTCTGTCAGACGGTTTCTCAAATGAACCTTATAAAAGCAGGGCTGAAAAGTTTTTTCAGTTCAGAGATCGGCTGAACTGCAGGAGAAATTATCAGGCGGTTCTTTCGCTTATGGGGGAGGAAGAGCATGGAACGGAAAATTAA
- a CDS encoding lipopolysaccharide biosynthesis protein: MRTKYSIINMLVSVGGQIPNLVLAFLARAVFVRCLSAEYLGVNGLFSNLLGILSLAELGIGSAMCYSLYDPLARKDEETIGQLMDLYRLLYRIVAAAVLAGGICLFPFMDLFIKEQPDIEGLGFIYFMYLGNSAASYLLSYKQTIILADQKAYINAACSQIIQMAKSVLQIFVLLLTGSFYAYLAVQIFCSLLTNLILSKKADSLYPYLRTKKRPPARPEVRKELFRKIGAMFFHKMGSILVMNTDNLVISAFVGLVQVGVYSNYLMVLNHVKTLCSYVYGAFTAGIGNLFALEQPQVVYRTYRTLNYLMYLIFGYCSAALFSLFSPFICLVFGENYVLPMRTVFLVTLNFYIWGMRQITLKFRDARGLFWYDRYKPFFEVALNLFISVWLAGPMGIDGVILGTIFSSLMTNFWVEPYVFLRYGIREKWKIRLFQYFLTWFFWFFLAAFAAGAAYWLSGFLPGESFLCLIARGICVTAVYLPSVLLFTCRTEEFKMLSERMVSLIREGIEKRKGSRLP, translated from the coding sequence GTGCGCACAAAATATTCTATCATAAATATGCTTGTCTCTGTAGGCGGGCAGATTCCCAACCTGGTACTGGCATTTTTGGCCAGGGCAGTATTTGTGCGGTGCCTCTCTGCTGAATATCTGGGGGTAAACGGCCTTTTTTCCAATCTGCTGGGAATTTTGTCTCTGGCAGAGCTGGGAATCGGCTCAGCTATGTGCTACAGCCTTTATGATCCTCTTGCGAGGAAAGATGAAGAGACAATCGGGCAGCTCATGGATCTTTACCGCCTTCTGTACAGAATAGTAGCTGCAGCTGTACTTGCAGGGGGGATCTGCCTGTTCCCTTTTATGGATCTCTTCATTAAAGAACAGCCGGATATTGAGGGACTCGGATTCATTTATTTTATGTATCTGGGCAATTCTGCCGCATCTTACCTGCTTTCTTATAAACAGACGATTATCTTGGCAGATCAGAAAGCCTATATCAATGCGGCCTGTTCCCAGATAATCCAGATGGCAAAATCCGTCCTGCAGATTTTTGTATTGCTTCTCACAGGCAGTTTTTATGCCTATCTGGCAGTGCAGATTTTCTGTTCTCTGCTGACAAACCTGATTCTGTCAAAAAAGGCAGATTCTCTGTATCCGTATCTCCGGACAAAAAAGAGACCTCCTGCCAGGCCGGAAGTCAGAAAAGAGTTATTCAGGAAAATCGGAGCGATGTTTTTTCATAAGATGGGTTCCATTCTTGTAATGAATACAGATAATCTGGTGATCTCCGCCTTTGTGGGACTGGTACAGGTGGGGGTTTATTCTAATTATTTAATGGTTCTGAACCATGTGAAAACACTTTGTTCGTATGTGTACGGAGCTTTCACGGCAGGAATCGGAAATCTGTTTGCGCTGGAACAGCCCCAGGTGGTGTACCGGACTTACAGAACCCTGAATTATCTGATGTACCTGATTTTCGGATACTGTTCAGCAGCTTTATTTTCTCTTTTCAGCCCCTTTATCTGTCTGGTATTTGGAGAGAACTATGTTCTTCCCATGAGAACGGTTTTTCTTGTTACTCTTAATTTCTATATCTGGGGTATGCGCCAGATCACTTTAAAGTTTCGGGATGCCCGGGGACTTTTCTGGTATGATAGATATAAACCTTTTTTTGAGGTGGCCCTAAATCTTTTTATTTCCGTGTGGCTTGCCGGTCCGATGGGAATTGACGGGGTGATTCTGGGAACGATTTTCAGCAGCCTGATGACCAACTTCTGGGTAGAGCCGTATGTATTTCTGAGATATGGAATCAGGGAAAAATGGAAAATCAGGCTTTTCCAGTACTTTCTTACCTGGTTTTTCTGGTTTTTCCTGGCAGCTTTTGCGGCGGGAGCAGCATACTGGTTAAGCGGTTTTCTGCCGGGAGAGAGTTTTCTCTGTTTAATAGCCAGGGGAATCTGCGTGACAGCCGTATATCTGCCGTCAGTGCTTCTTTTTACATGCAGGACAGAGGAATTTAAAATGCTCTCGGAGCGTATGGTCAGTCTGATTCGTGAAGGGATAGAAAAAAGGAAAGGCAGCCGTCTGCCGTAG
- a CDS encoding acyl carrier protein, with the protein MERKTMVEMIEKAIREASELDPGMRITEDSSFMDDLEMASVEIFSMIGDLEAENQIRIPERELSAVETVGELADLILGKIQ; encoded by the coding sequence ATGGAAAGAAAAACGATGGTTGAGATGATTGAGAAGGCTATTCGAGAGGCATCGGAGCTGGATCCGGGAATGAGGATCACAGAAGACAGCTCCTTCATGGATGATCTGGAGATGGCTTCCGTAGAGATTTTTTCCATGATTGGGGATCTGGAGGCAGAGAATCAGATACGGATTCCGGAGAGAGAACTGTCGGCAGTTGAAACAGTGGGTGAACTTGCCGACCTGATCCTAGGAAAAATTCAGTAA
- a CDS encoding O-antigen ligase family protein: protein MLILFFMCTIPMYYLYDGWITLGGFGLMYSYLAGIAFIFICFWRFLIWPDVDRAAYIGKLALIAASPYLFSLLWSMGLWVFNLAEFRIITRGLFFPVYQLIAITVGACAVYCFGHRGAYYMLASLAAAILLIAGGQILQGGVREFFYEYAVLIKSGSKLTGPMMKAVEKASLIHGLGLFLLYLLLQKRHKARNFFLALCCLPLFLMGYKRSAILALFSSAAVAVIFMVFPKQWKRKAASALSVLLVAGGLIYLWLIFSGLLETISNFANIDSMGRIEMYRVMKEYCRFSPAYLGRGMGFVSYMIGRGLIDVGYQFAGDIHNDMLRQYIELGMAGFLLWGFFYFIYKVRGFLKYAGTDCACFAAACSVYCFVCYLTENMYYRFSANSALAVVLLAYAAEYGRRKDTE from the coding sequence ATGTTGATTCTCTTTTTTATGTGCACAATTCCCATGTACTATCTGTATGACGGATGGATTACTTTAGGAGGATTTGGCCTGATGTATTCCTATCTGGCCGGAATTGCATTTATATTTATCTGCTTCTGGCGTTTCCTGATTTGGCCTGACGTGGACAGGGCAGCGTACATCGGAAAACTTGCGCTTATTGCAGCCTCTCCCTATCTGTTCAGCCTTCTCTGGTCTATGGGACTGTGGGTTTTCAATCTGGCAGAGTTCAGGATTATTACGCGAGGCCTTTTTTTCCCTGTTTACCAGCTGATTGCCATAACCGTTGGAGCCTGTGCAGTGTACTGTTTTGGACACAGGGGGGCCTATTATATGCTGGCCTCCCTGGCGGCTGCTATTCTTCTGATTGCGGGAGGGCAGATACTGCAGGGAGGAGTCCGGGAATTTTTTTACGAATATGCAGTGCTGATTAAAAGTGGTTCTAAGCTTACAGGGCCGATGATGAAGGCAGTAGAAAAGGCCAGTCTGATTCACGGCCTGGGTCTTTTTTTGTTGTACCTGTTGCTGCAGAAACGGCATAAAGCGCGGAATTTTTTTCTGGCCTTATGCTGTCTGCCTCTTTTTCTGATGGGATACAAGAGAAGTGCGATTCTTGCCCTTTTTTCCTCCGCTGCTGTAGCGGTGATTTTTATGGTTTTTCCAAAACAGTGGAAGAGAAAAGCAGCTTCGGCTCTTTCCGTGCTTCTTGTCGCCGGCGGGCTGATTTATCTGTGGCTGATTTTTTCCGGACTGCTGGAAACGATTTCCAATTTTGCCAATATCGATTCCATGGGAAGAATTGAAATGTACAGGGTAATGAAGGAATACTGCCGCTTCAGCCCGGCTTATCTCGGAAGAGGGATGGGCTTTGTCTCCTACATGATTGGAAGAGGGCTGATCGATGTCGGGTACCAGTTTGCCGGTGATATTCATAACGATATGCTGAGACAGTATATCGAGCTTGGTATGGCCGGGTTTCTTCTTTGGGGATTTTTTTATTTTATATATAAGGTGAGAGGATTTTTAAAGTATGCGGGCACTGATTGCGCCTGTTTTGCAGCAGCCTGCTCCGTGTACTGTTTTGTCTGCTATCTGACAGAGAATATGTACTATCGTTTCAGCGCCAATTCTGCACTGGCAGTGGTGCTTCTGGCCTATGCTGCAGAGTACGGCAGACGGAAGGATACTGAGTAA
- a CDS encoding diguanylate cyclase encodes MKPFNLMEYIRKFRFIIVGSLLVSGIIAFLALNYIQTYTASAIIRYSNSGAKEGLAPDGTEIDVSEIYSAEVLNQVFENLDLDYSKHNIDDLRSRVTVEPVRTQGEAALEEAKTSLGEEMEEMPVEYVVSFTAATRDSGDKETFARTFLDEMLDVYVQSYGKSHINRGSAVNDISKLKEQDYDYLEMAEILKNSISTTLTGLVEKAQEESDFRSAQTGYSFDDLKREFELLYEIETSNIFSYILENRVTKDRESLIAKYENRINDYLLSNTVSQEQIQSINEVISSYVGMMRESGNTDITFEYILDDVHDSYYTDENEETQRVDQTVEYDELLDSYISARSSYESALIDIAYCRYIIEIYNGMPSEQMQITEQSIADGSGVQILPGAVPEPVNAGAVDETAQSMIDSLAEKLNGLYEVLDETNREYNEYAGAQNINLVSGIAVAPAFSLPLYAGLIMAVFGVVGCMGAVVIGRLGDIFEYCIYYDRAMEIPNRAACDRYISANASKFLSDEFVCISIRVPDIQKKNQESGRNETDQMLKALAKILRDTFSGEEECFLGLNGVGQYIIFAGRMGTERAEYYLEHIGQKVREYNREHRCRIEYTAGVAEAKKLEIYQLKPLMLKAISSSFSPNSEQNLHRTEEKRDAGEHIKAEEVTQDNTDTEKVSESGRAEVERHLEKLKRMLDNVS; translated from the coding sequence GTGAAACCGTTTAATCTGATGGAATATATAAGAAAATTCCGGTTTATTATTGTAGGCAGTCTGCTGGTTTCAGGCATTATTGCTTTCCTTGCATTAAATTATATTCAGACCTATACGGCCAGCGCCATTATCAGATATTCCAACAGCGGAGCGAAGGAAGGGCTGGCACCGGACGGAACCGAAATTGATGTTTCGGAAATTTATTCAGCTGAGGTTCTGAACCAGGTATTTGAAAATCTGGATTTGGATTACAGCAAGCATAACATTGATGATCTGCGCTCCCGTGTGACGGTAGAACCAGTGCGAACTCAGGGGGAGGCAGCCCTTGAAGAGGCCAAAACCTCCCTGGGAGAAGAGATGGAAGAGATGCCGGTGGAATATGTGGTTTCTTTTACTGCAGCTACCAGAGATTCCGGCGATAAAGAGACATTTGCCAGGACCTTTTTGGATGAAATGCTGGATGTGTATGTGCAGTCTTACGGGAAGAGCCATATTAACAGAGGAAGTGCTGTCAACGATATATCCAAGCTGAAAGAGCAGGACTATGATTATCTGGAGATGGCTGAGATTCTGAAAAATTCTATTTCAACCACTCTCACAGGTCTGGTAGAAAAGGCGCAGGAGGAGTCAGATTTCCGCTCTGCCCAGACGGGATATTCATTTGACGATCTGAAAAGAGAATTTGAGCTTCTCTACGAGATCGAAACCTCCAATATATTTTCCTATATACTGGAAAACCGGGTAACAAAGGATCGAGAAAGCCTTATAGCCAAGTATGAAAACAGAATTAATGATTATCTTCTCAGCAATACGGTCAGCCAGGAGCAGATTCAGTCTATCAATGAAGTAATTTCCTCCTATGTCGGCATGATGAGGGAGTCGGGGAACACAGACATCACTTTTGAATACATTCTGGACGATGTTCACGATAGTTATTATACTGACGAAAACGAGGAAACGCAGAGGGTAGATCAGACGGTAGAATACGATGAGCTGCTTGACAGCTATATATCTGCACGGTCTTCTTATGAGTCGGCACTGATCGACATCGCATACTGCCGCTATATTATTGAAATCTACAACGGTATGCCGTCAGAACAGATGCAGATCACAGAGCAGTCCATAGCGGACGGCTCAGGAGTTCAGATTCTTCCCGGGGCTGTGCCAGAACCTGTAAATGCCGGGGCAGTTGATGAAACGGCGCAGAGTATGATTGACAGCCTGGCTGAGAAGCTGAATGGACTCTATGAAGTTTTAGATGAAACAAACAGAGAGTATAATGAATACGCAGGAGCGCAGAATATTAACCTGGTCAGCGGAATCGCCGTTGCTCCTGCCTTCAGCCTTCCTTTATATGCAGGGCTGATCATGGCTGTGTTTGGAGTTGTGGGCTGCATGGGAGCTGTAGTAATTGGAAGGCTTGGAGATATTTTTGAGTACTGCATTTACTATGACAGGGCAATGGAGATTCCAAACCGCGCTGCATGTGACCGTTATATTTCAGCCAATGCTTCAAAATTTCTCTCTGATGAGTTTGTATGTATTTCCATAAGAGTTCCGGATATTCAGAAGAAAAATCAGGAATCAGGACGAAATGAGACGGATCAGATGCTGAAAGCCTTGGCAAAAATTCTCAGGGATACCTTTTCAGGAGAGGAAGAGTGTTTCCTTGGGCTGAATGGAGTCGGCCAGTATATTATCTTCGCGGGACGCATGGGCACCGAAAGAGCCGAATATTATCTGGAGCATATTGGTCAGAAAGTCAGGGAGTATAACCGTGAGCATCGCTGCAGGATAGAGTATACGGCAGGAGTGGCAGAGGCAAAGAAACTGGAGATTTATCAGCTGAAGCCATTGATGCTGAAGGCTATATCCTCAAGCTTCAGTCCGAACAGTGAACAGAATCTGCACCGCACCGAGGAAAAGAGGGATGCCGGGGAACATATAAAGGCTGAGGAGGTCACCCAGGATAATACGGATACTGAGAAGGTAAGCGAGTCAGGCCGGGCAGAAGTGGAAAGGCATCTGGAGAAGCTGAAAAGAATGCTTGACAATGTATCATAA
- a CDS encoding metallophosphoesterase, producing the protein MSRTLEELRREQIEEIQRRKRQKRSIRTAPALFILFLLTLLIIIFYNILVVNRTIGISFYTCPSPKIIAPVCLVQLSDLHSRQFGSGNQRLIEKIKEIGPDLILITGDMVNSTDTDVSAAVNLCGDLTEIAPVYYQYGNHESILMRYGKDGIKVPIDAYLEKKGVHFFYNDFVDIQVNGNELALMGISVSEENYERWAAVSVEQFQKRETYKILLSHYPSLYYSTLSEADIDLALAGHYHGGLIRIPGIGGLYHPDDGLFPKYSGGKYRLKKGTLIVSRGLGNHGWIPRINNQPELTVIELVPENEQEEG; encoded by the coding sequence ATGAGCCGCACATTAGAGGAACTGAGAAGAGAGCAGATAGAGGAGATACAGAGGAGAAAACGTCAAAAGCGCAGTATCCGGACAGCTCCGGCACTGTTTATTCTGTTCCTGCTCACCCTGCTTATAATAATTTTTTACAATATTTTAGTTGTAAACAGAACCATAGGGATTTCTTTTTATACCTGCCCCTCTCCTAAAATAATTGCTCCGGTCTGTCTGGTTCAGCTGTCTGATCTGCACAGTCGTCAATTTGGCTCTGGAAATCAGAGACTGATTGAAAAAATAAAAGAGATTGGACCGGATTTAATTCTCATTACAGGAGATATGGTAAACAGTACAGATACTGATGTAAGTGCTGCCGTTAATCTGTGCGGAGACCTTACAGAGATTGCTCCCGTCTATTATCAGTATGGAAACCATGAAAGCATTTTAATGCGGTATGGAAAAGATGGTATTAAGGTACCGATTGACGCATATCTGGAGAAAAAGGGCGTTCATTTTTTCTATAATGATTTTGTTGATATTCAGGTAAACGGAAATGAACTGGCCTTAATGGGAATTTCTGTTTCAGAAGAAAATTATGAGCGCTGGGCGGCAGTATCTGTGGAGCAGTTCCAGAAAAGAGAAACCTATAAAATACTGCTGTCTCATTATCCGTCTCTTTATTACAGTACGCTTAGCGAGGCAGATATAGATTTGGCCCTTGCCGGACATTATCATGGAGGGCTGATACGAATTCCAGGAATCGGAGGTTTATATCATCCGGATGACGGCCTGTTTCCGAAGTACAGCGGAGGAAAATACAGACTGAAAAAAGGAACGCTGATTGTATCAAGAGGTCTGGGAAACCACGGCTGGATTCCGAGAATTAATAATCAGCCGGAACTTACGGTGATTGAGCTGGTACCGGAAAATGAACAGGAGGAGGGATGA
- a CDS encoding glycosyltransferase family 4 protein, with the protein MKEKRVLVVGSDPYSVRGGMVSVIKNHLEYRDWEEFHLELLITHTEGSKRKKIFCFLKSYIRLVYILLSGRADLLHLHVSERGSVYRKAAVTGLARLFKRPVILHHHGAEFFDFYISLPERKKRRVRRLMEQVNCNILLSHTAEKNFKRFFPNARTEAVANAVCVPAQNPYRGGDGCIVTLGRLGERKGTYDLIRAVGRVRELLPEGTSLWLCGDGEIQEADRAVKDCKIDDITGHVGWVSGEEKSKLLRRASIHVLPSRREVLPMSILETMAEGIPNISTSVASIPEVIQHGVNGYLIKPGDEQALSEYICRLCEDPQLRMEMSRRAYETVKKDFSMEACCSRIKRIYRSCLTPNNGCSEGINKYQKKGKTK; encoded by the coding sequence ATGAAAGAAAAAAGGGTATTAGTAGTTGGTTCGGATCCATACTCTGTCCGTGGCGGAATGGTGTCTGTAATAAAAAACCATCTGGAATACAGGGATTGGGAAGAGTTTCATCTGGAACTTCTGATTACCCACACAGAGGGAAGCAAAAGAAAGAAGATTTTCTGCTTTCTGAAATCATACATAAGACTTGTATATATACTTTTATCCGGCCGGGCTGATTTGCTTCATCTTCATGTGTCTGAAAGAGGGAGTGTTTACCGTAAGGCTGCCGTTACAGGGCTGGCCAGACTTTTTAAAAGACCTGTGATCCTGCATCACCACGGAGCGGAATTTTTTGACTTTTACATAAGTCTGCCTGAGAGGAAGAAGAGGCGGGTAAGGCGTTTAATGGAACAGGTAAACTGCAATATCCTTCTGTCCCATACAGCTGAAAAAAATTTTAAGCGTTTTTTTCCAAATGCCAGAACGGAAGCTGTGGCAAATGCAGTGTGTGTTCCAGCGCAGAATCCCTACAGAGGCGGTGATGGATGTATTGTAACCTTAGGGCGACTGGGGGAGAGAAAAGGAACATATGACCTGATCAGGGCAGTGGGGCGTGTGAGGGAGCTGCTTCCCGAAGGAACCTCTCTCTGGCTGTGCGGGGACGGTGAAATTCAGGAGGCAGACAGAGCTGTGAAGGATTGTAAAATTGATGATATAACCGGACATGTGGGATGGGTCAGCGGTGAAGAAAAATCAAAGCTCCTCAGGCGGGCCAGCATTCATGTCCTGCCGTCACGGAGAGAAGTGCTCCCTATGAGTATATTGGAGACGATGGCTGAGGGAATTCCCAATATTAGTACCTCGGTAGCTTCCATACCGGAAGTAATCCAACACGGAGTAAACGGATATCTGATAAAACCTGGAGATGAGCAGGCACTGTCAGAATATATCTGCAGACTGTGCGAGGATCCGCAGCTGAGGATGGAGATGAGCCGTCGTGCCTATGAGACCGTTAAAAAAGATTTTTCAATGGAGGCATGCTGCAGCAGAATTAAAAGGATTTACAGAAGTTGTCTGACGCCAAATAACGGTTGCAGCGAAGGAATCAATAAGTATCAGAAGAAAGGAAAGACAAAATGA